One window of the Rosa rugosa chromosome 3, drRosRugo1.1, whole genome shotgun sequence genome contains the following:
- the LOC133735596 gene encoding uncharacterized protein LOC133735596: protein MLCVIYSQPQKDCCWRLIRLSECFSYSTYYYELFRVFASCWKALICTIIACEETVASQTSDTRVLFEDLFPVSWLYKSVRMVAELQESFSKDIYHQVHDMILALMDHTFYVFLTLNKYQSNHAVRFLEIAELNSGSAQEQRSLLNSSDYIEAWKSVNIVAKI from the exons ATGTTATGTGTCATCTATTCTCAACCTCAAAAG GATTGTTGTTGGCGGCTCATTAGATTATCAGAATGCTTCTCATACTCAACTTATTATTATGAGCTCTTCAGAGTGTTTGCGTCCTGTTGGAAGGCCTTAATATGTACAATTATTGCTTGTGAGGAGACAGTAGCCAGTCAAACCTCAGACACTCGAGTACTCTTTGAGGATTTATTTCCTGTTTCATGGCTTTACAAGTCAGTGCGTATGGTTGCTGAGCTTCAAGAGTCATTCTCAAAAGATATTTATCATCAAGTTCATGATATGATCTTGGCGTTAATGGATCACACATTTTATGTGTTTCTGACATTAAATAAATATCAGTCTAATCATGCTGTTCGTTTCCTTGAGATTGCTGAGCTAAACTCTGGATCTGCTCAAGAACAGAGAAGTTTATTGAATTCGTCCGATTATATTGAAGCCTGGAAAAGTGTAAATATTGTTGCTAAGATTTGA